Proteins encoded together in one Miscanthus floridulus cultivar M001 chromosome 16, ASM1932011v1, whole genome shotgun sequence window:
- the LOC136513059 gene encoding outer envelope pore protein 16, chloroplastic-like, translating into MPRGGFSGSLRSPKIDVVIDMGNPFLNRTVDGFLKIGAVGACKVAAEETFECLHRGDVSKHRIEHALKKMCQEGAYWGTVAGVYVGMVYGVERVRGRSDWKNAMIGGALSGALISGASNNHRNKIIKDAITAGAVATAMEFINCLT; encoded by the exons ATGCCCCGCGGCGGCTTCTCGGGGTCCCTCAGGTCGCCCAAGATCGACGTCGTCATCGACATGGGGAACCCCTTCCTCAACCGCACCGTCGACGGCTTCCTCAAGATCGGCGCCGTCGGCGCCTGCAAGGTGGCCGCCGAGGAGACCTTCGAGTGCCTCCACAGGG GGGATGTTTCAAAGCACAGGATTGAGCATGCC CTGAAGAAAATGTGCCAGGAGGGTGCATATTGGG GTACCGTTGCTGGAGTTTATGTGGGCATGGTGTATGGTGTGGAAAGGGTCCGTGGTCGCAGCGACTGG AAGAATGCGATGATCGGAGGCGCCTTATCTGGTGCCCTCATCTCCGGCGCCAGCAACAACCACAGAAACAAGATCATCAAGGATGCCATTACTGCCGGCGCGGTCGCAACAGCCATGGAGTTCATCAACTGCCTTACCTAG